The Takifugu rubripes chromosome 3, fTakRub1.2, whole genome shotgun sequence genome contains a region encoding:
- the bpifcl gene encoding bactericidal permeability-increasing protein: MSLPQETLVSHNMRLFLAVIVLITPTSGETPAVHVSLTDKALHYGAYVGAQWMTDKLKDVSIPDISGEIYILFDNLHYTLMGITIENVEFPEPSVEFYPGRGLDTSVSDVSVTLTGGWITRFGLIQDGGTFQMIVFDTDVTFAVQLGRGVGGHPFVTSVNCEAHVGGVDMQFRGGASWIFQPFVSKYRDRVRGEIEDKICPQLKESIIMLDYRLQVFGVSIDVNKDLTLDLGLTDDPVIDVSSLNVGLKGVIYSIKTHAEPPSEPQPFSLAEQPDSMLTLGVSEFTLNSASYAYYSAGLLQILLNDSMIPSYSPVHLNTSSFGAFIPQLPKMYPGLLMNLQLYAREVPVVSFQPGLVTLDLQGAVKAYAIQPTGAQIPLFTLNTDSKFSGKVWTAGGRLKGSAEMKNLTVTLEATEIGGFETAALENLARVGAKLAITKLNQRLGKGVELPRLKHAELTNTTLEVEMGFITISTDAQISLTEDSTD, translated from the exons ATGTCGCTGCCCCAG GAGACATTGGTCAGCCACAACATGCGTCTATTCTTGGCTGTAATTGTGCTGATAACGCCGACCTCTGGTGAAACTCCGGCCGTTCACGTCTCTCTGACCGATAAAGCTCTCCACTATG GTGCGTACGTGGGTGCACAGTGGATGACAGATAAGCTGAAGGATGTCTCTATCCCAGACATCAGCGGTGAAATCTACATCTTATTTGATAACTTACACTACACGCTGATGGG CATCACCATAGAAAATGTGGAATTTCCAGAACCTTCTGTGGAGTTCTATCCAGGGAGAGGATTGGATACATCTGTCTCGGATGTCAGCGTTACACTGACTGGTGGGTGGATAACAAGATTTGGCTTAAT ACAGGATGGTGGAACCTTCCAGATGATTGTTTTCGACACGGATGTGACCTTTGCCGTGCAGCTGGGCAGAGGAGTTGGCGGTCATCCATTTGTCACCAGTGTCAACTGCGAGGCTCACGTCGGAGGCGTGGACATGCAGTTCCGCGGTGGCGCCAG TTGGATTTTCCAGCCTTTTGTGAGCAAATACAGGGACCGCGTCAGAGGAGAAATAGAGGACAAA ATCTGCCCACAGTTGAAGGAATCCATTATAATGTTGGACTACCGCCTACAGGTCTTCGGAG TTTCCATTGATGTGAACAAAGACTTGACTCTTGACCTCGGTCTCACCGATGATCCCGTCATTGATGTTTCAAGTCTGAATGTGGGTCTTAAG gggGTGATCTACAGTATCAAAACCCACGCAGAACCTCCGTCTGAACCCCAGCCTTTCAGTCTGGCCGAGCAGCCAGACTCCATGTTAACACTGGGGGTATCTGAATTCACCCTGAACTCTGCCTCATATGCATATTACTCAGCAGGGCTGCTTCAGATCCTCCTTAATGACAGCATG ATACCTTCTTACTCCCCCGTGCACCTAAACACCAGTTCATTTGGAGCGTTCATTCCTCAG cttccTAAGATGTATCCAGGTCTGCTGATGAACCTGCAGCTTTATGCCAGAGAGGTTCCAGTGGTCTCATTCCAGCCCGGGTTGGTCACACTGGACCTTCAGGGGGCCGTGAAGGCTTATGCAATTCAGCCAACTGGTGCCCAGATTCCCCTGTTCACTCTCAACACA GACTCAAAGTTCAGTGGTAAAGTGTGGACGGCTGGCGGGAGGCTGAAGGGCTCAGCGGAAATGAAAAA CCTCACAGTGACACTGGAGGCGACTGAAATCGGAGGTTTCGAG ACAGCAGCGCTTGAAAATCTGGCGAGAGTGGGAGCGAAACTAGCCATTACCAAACTCAACC AGCGACTGGGAAAGGGTGTTGAGCTGCCCAGACTAAAGCACGCAGAGCTGACCAACACAActctggaggtggagatg GGGTTCATAACCATCTCTACAGATGCACAGATCTCACTCACAGAAGATTCAACTGATTAA
- the LOC101062721 gene encoding PRELI domain containing protein 3B: protein MKIWASEHIFNHPWETVIKAAMQKYPNPMNPGVFGVDVLDRSVDTQGRLHSTRLLSTEWGLPSMAKTIAGISKTCTYVQEHSVVDPQEKTFELKSTNISFTNMVSVDEKLTYKPHPQDPEKTVLTQEALISVKGVSLSSYLEGLMAKTISGNANKGREAMEWVIRRLNTEIEELAATARGTMRVPMAAAVADK from the exons ATGAAGATCTGGGCGTCAGAGCACATTTTCAA TCACCCCTGGGAGACGGTGATCAAGGCAGCAATGCAGAAGTACCCCAACCCCATGAACCCCGGTGTGTTTGGCGTGGATGTCCTGGACAGAAGCGTGGACACGCAGGGACGGTTGCACAGCACCAGGCTGCTCAGCACCGAGTGGGGTCTCCCCTCCATGGCTAAAACT ATCGCTGGGATATCAAAAACGTGCACTTATGTTCAGGAGCATTCTGTGGTTGATCCTCAAGAGAAAACCTTTGAGCTCAAGTCTACAAAT ATTTCTTTCACAAACATGGTGTCAGTGGACGAGAAGCTGACGTACAAACCGCATCCGCAGGATCCTGAAAA GACAGTGCTGACTCAGGAGGCCCTCATCAGTGTGAAGGGGGTCAGTCTTAGCAGCTACCTGGAGGGCCTGATGGCAAAAACCATCTCTGGCAACGCCAACAAG GGTCGGGAGGCCATGGAATGGGTCATCAGACGATTGAACACAGAAATCGAAGAGTTGGCAGCAACAGCGCGTGGAACTATGCGCGTTCCCATGGCAGCAGCCGTTGCAGACAAATGA